One segment of Solanum lycopersicum chromosome 1, SLM_r2.1 DNA contains the following:
- the LOC101243629 gene encoding probable polyamine transporter At3g13620 yields the protein MTQMIETQNLESPLSTIEPPQHLPTTTNPTTPQKNHKLTLIPLIFLIYFEVAGGPYGEEPAVKAAGPLLAILGFLVFPFIWSVPEALITAELSTTFPGNGGFVIWADKAFGPFWGSLMGSWKFLTGVINIASFPVLCISYLEEIFPVLDSGVPRKLAILGSTLFLSLVNYTGLTIVGYVAVALGVISLAPFIIMSLIAIPKIHPHRWLSLGQKGVKKDWNLFFNTLFWNLNFWDNVSTMAGEVENPRKTFPLALFSSVVFTCLGYIIPLMAVTGAVDVDQRDWDTGFMANAAEMISGKWLKFWIEIGAVLSTIGLFEAQLSSSAFQILGMAEIAFLPKFFGLRSKWFNTPWVGIVLSTTISLGMSYMDFQDIISSANFLYSLGMLLEFASFLWLRRKFPLIKRPYRVPMRLPLLVIMCLIPCGFLVFIMAIATKLVYLISGLMTIGGIGWYFLMNFCKSKKLLKFNDKVDDTYIE from the coding sequence atgacaCAAATGATTGAGACACAAAATCTTGAATCACCTCTTTCCACCATAGAACCACCACAACACCTCCCAACAACCACCAACCCCACCACCCCCCAAAAAAACCACAAACTAACTCTCATCCCATTGATCTTCCTCATATACTTTGAAGTAGCTGGTGGTCCATATGGTGAAGAACCAGCTGTTAAAGCAGCTGGCCCTTTACTAGCAATTCTTGGATTTCTGGTTTTCCCCTTTATTTGGAGTGTACCAGAAGCCCTTATTACAGCTGAACTTTCAACAACTTTCCCAGGTAATGGGGGTTTTGTCATTTGGGCTGATAAAGCTTTTGGACCCTTTTGGGGTTCTTTAATGGGTTCTTGGAAATTCCTTACTGGTGTCATAAATATTGCATCTTTCCCTGTTTTGTGTATTAGTTATTTAGAAGAAATTTTCCCAGTTCTTGATTCTGGGGTTCCAAGAAAATTAGCAATTCTTGGTTCAACTTTGTTTCTATCACTTGTTAACTATACTGGATTAAcaattgttgggtatgtagctgTTGCACTTGGGGTTATTTCACTTGCCCCTTTTATCATAATGTCATTAATTGCTATACCAAAGATTCATCCACATAGATGGTTGAGTTTAGGTCAAAAGGGGGTTAAAAAAGATTGGAACTTGTTCTTTAATACACTTTTTTGGAACTTGAATTTTTGGGATAATGTTAGTACTATGGCTGGTGAagttgaaaatccaagaaagaCATTTCCTTTAGCACTTTTTTCTAGTGTAGTGTTCACTTGTTTAGGGTATATTATACCACTTATGGCTGTTACGGGGGCGGTAGACGTGGATCAACGCGATTGGGATACAGGGTTTATGGCTAACGCCGCGGAGATGATATCAGGGAAGTGGTTGAAGTTTTGGATTGAGATTGGTGCTGTGTTGTCTACCATTGGATTGTTTGAAGCTCAATTGAGTAGTTCAGCATTTCAAATTTTGGGTATGGCTGAGATTGCTTTTTTACCTAAGTTTTTTGGACTAAGGTCTAAATGGTTTAATACACCTTGGGTTGGGATTGTGTTGTCAACAACTATATCACTTGGGATGAGTTATATGGATTTTCAAGATATTATTTCTAGTGCAAATTTCTTGTATAGTTTAGGTATGCTTTTGGAGTTTGCATCATTTCTTTGGTTGAGGAGGAAGTTTCCATTGATTAAAAGGCCTTATAGAGTACCAATGAGATTGCCACTATTGGTGATTATGTGTTTGATTCCATGTGGTTTTTTGGTATTCATCATGGCTATAGCAACAAAGCTTGTGTATTTGATTAGTGGATTGATGACTATTGGAGGAATTGGATGGTactttttgatgaatttttgtaAGTCAAAGAAGTTGTTGAAGTTCAATGATAAGGTAGATGATACATATATTGAGTAA
- the LOC101264048 gene encoding uncharacterized protein isoform X1, which translates to MESLFIKNLIFTTQISVPKSNSINPIPIRRICSSSWKIHFKKSDFQDFRDYVKPSRLLPATNVKFCGDWSLETLLNHSKFDRSNSLYQVKLQTSNAYGSDLTDINSEVLLCLIDENGDSILQRISAGLENARFMQSQDSDLLQFRRGSVDEFIFEGPKLGKLAAVWISPESAGQWRLGGMNVTVISLLNSVLIGNEKNLSDCTAIQYDFDIEDVLLGEKSDSSMIEFRPCSVTEFSEDNIISLSEKTSPSSSVSTQNISNEDTMKEYTDLKLSLLVYDAILTIAGSSIAFLAGDKSAIAFLTGGIVGFLYLLLVQRSVDGIPSSELTQSNRTETLDQTDKGFKGSVLNIVLALAVTTVAAKYALGDVARVLTPQDLMLGTIGFLLSKVSVILAAFVPITGGLRENK; encoded by the exons ATGGAGTCattattcatcaaaaatttgatatttacaACTCAAATTTCTGTTCCAAAGAGTAATTCAATAAACCCAATTCCTATAAGAAGGATTTGTAGCTCTTCTTGGAAAATTCACTTCAAAAAATCAGACTTTCAAG ATTTTCGGGACTATGTAAAACCTTCCCGCCTTTTACCAGCCACTAACGTAAAATTCTGTGGAGATTGGTCGCTGGAAACATTGCTCAATCATTCGAAATTTGATAGATCCAATTCGCTTTACCAAGTCAAGCTGCAAACGAGTAATGCATATGGATCAGATCTTACCGATATAAACTCTGAAGTCCTGCTTTGTTTGATAGATGAAAATGGTGACTCAATCTTACAGAGGATATCGGCTGGTCTAGAGAACGCTCGTTTTATGCAGTCACAGGATTCTGATCTTCTCCAATTCCGAAGAGGTTCCGTAGATGAGTTCATATTTGAAGGACCTAAACTTGGAAAACTTGCAGCTGTTTGGATCAGTCCAGAATCAG CAGGTCAGTGGAGACTCGGAGGCATGAACGTAACTGTCATTTCCCTTCTAAATTCCGTATTAATAGGAAATGAGAAGAATTTATCAGACTGTACTGCCATCCAGTATGACTTTGATATCGAGGATGTCTTGCTCGGTGAGAAAAGCGATAGTTCCATGATAGAGTTTAGACCATGTTCGGTTACTGAGTTTTCCGAGGACAACATTATATCATTAAGTGAGAAAACCTCGCCATCATCTTCCGTTAGTACACAGAACATATCAAACGAAGACACAATGAAGGAATACACAGATTTGAAGTTATCTTTATTGGTCTACGATGCAATCCTTACTATTGCTGGCTCGTCTATTGCATTCTTAGCCGGAGATAAGTCTGCAATCGCCTTCTTAACAGGTGGTATCGTAGGATTCCTCTATCTACTACTCGTGCAGAGATCTGTTGACGGTATACCATCTTCAGAACTGACTCAAAGTAACAGAACAGAAACTCTCGATCAAACCGATAAAGGATTCAAAGGCTCAGTGTTGAACATAGTATTAGCTCTTGCAGTTACAACCGTTGCAGCAAAATATGCTCTCGGAGACGTTGCTAGAGTGCTGACACCTCAAGATCTCATGCTTGGAACGATCGGATTTCTACTGTCTAAGGTATCTGTTATTTTAGCTGCTTTCGTACCGATAACAGGAGGTTTAAGAGAGAACAAATGA
- the LOC101264048 gene encoding uncharacterized protein isoform X2 — protein sequence MESLFIKNLIFTTQISVPKSNSINPIPIRRICSSSWKIHFKKSDFQDFRDYVKPSRLLPATNVKFCGDWSLETLLNHSKFDRSNSLYQVKLQTSNAYGSDLTDINSEVLLCLIDENGDSILQRISAGLENARFMQSQDSDLLQFRRGSVDEFIFEGPKLGKLAAVWISPESGQWRLGGMNVTVISLLNSVLIGNEKNLSDCTAIQYDFDIEDVLLGEKSDSSMIEFRPCSVTEFSEDNIISLSEKTSPSSSVSTQNISNEDTMKEYTDLKLSLLVYDAILTIAGSSIAFLAGDKSAIAFLTGGIVGFLYLLLVQRSVDGIPSSELTQSNRTETLDQTDKGFKGSVLNIVLALAVTTVAAKYALGDVARVLTPQDLMLGTIGFLLSKVSVILAAFVPITGGLRENK from the exons ATGGAGTCattattcatcaaaaatttgatatttacaACTCAAATTTCTGTTCCAAAGAGTAATTCAATAAACCCAATTCCTATAAGAAGGATTTGTAGCTCTTCTTGGAAAATTCACTTCAAAAAATCAGACTTTCAAG ATTTTCGGGACTATGTAAAACCTTCCCGCCTTTTACCAGCCACTAACGTAAAATTCTGTGGAGATTGGTCGCTGGAAACATTGCTCAATCATTCGAAATTTGATAGATCCAATTCGCTTTACCAAGTCAAGCTGCAAACGAGTAATGCATATGGATCAGATCTTACCGATATAAACTCTGAAGTCCTGCTTTGTTTGATAGATGAAAATGGTGACTCAATCTTACAGAGGATATCGGCTGGTCTAGAGAACGCTCGTTTTATGCAGTCACAGGATTCTGATCTTCTCCAATTCCGAAGAGGTTCCGTAGATGAGTTCATATTTGAAGGACCTAAACTTGGAAAACTTGCAGCTGTTTGGATCAGTCCAGAATCAG GTCAGTGGAGACTCGGAGGCATGAACGTAACTGTCATTTCCCTTCTAAATTCCGTATTAATAGGAAATGAGAAGAATTTATCAGACTGTACTGCCATCCAGTATGACTTTGATATCGAGGATGTCTTGCTCGGTGAGAAAAGCGATAGTTCCATGATAGAGTTTAGACCATGTTCGGTTACTGAGTTTTCCGAGGACAACATTATATCATTAAGTGAGAAAACCTCGCCATCATCTTCCGTTAGTACACAGAACATATCAAACGAAGACACAATGAAGGAATACACAGATTTGAAGTTATCTTTATTGGTCTACGATGCAATCCTTACTATTGCTGGCTCGTCTATTGCATTCTTAGCCGGAGATAAGTCTGCAATCGCCTTCTTAACAGGTGGTATCGTAGGATTCCTCTATCTACTACTCGTGCAGAGATCTGTTGACGGTATACCATCTTCAGAACTGACTCAAAGTAACAGAACAGAAACTCTCGATCAAACCGATAAAGGATTCAAAGGCTCAGTGTTGAACATAGTATTAGCTCTTGCAGTTACAACCGTTGCAGCAAAATATGCTCTCGGAGACGTTGCTAGAGTGCTGACACCTCAAGATCTCATGCTTGGAACGATCGGATTTCTACTGTCTAAGGTATCTGTTATTTTAGCTGCTTTCGTACCGATAACAGGAGGTTTAAGAGAGAACAAATGA